From Methanomassiliicoccales archaeon LGM-RCC1, one genomic window encodes:
- a CDS encoding DHH family phosphoesterase has product MPDTNGDLGRMERDLATAAAGLRKAKSILIVSHIDADGITAGSIATITADRLGAEHRTVFVPKITEETIAMVNDAPEDYVWICDLGSGYLSEFSRSNLVITDHHVPDPKWRKKQTSLDNFVSVDHLNPHVYGFDGSFETCGAGMTYLLSKVVDPANIDLAYLAIVGAVGDFQDTNQSKLVSINRMIVNDAVANDDLVIEQDLRLFGRETRPIIQFFQYCNEPRLEGLTDNPNGCMDMLEFLHVPLKKNGEWRSWNDLDPSEKERVTDNVLELVCLEDQKRIYGEVYTLPKFEHGTGLRDAKEFATVLNSCGRYDDAETGMRICCGDTTALKDAEKNRADHRRHISSALSYVKDNHLIRERRFIQYFDAGDKIRDTVVGIVAGMLLNSPECRHNLPIIAFVDSDDGVKVSARANRDLVDRGLDLSVVMKTASGLVGGYGGGHSVAAGATIPEEKKEEFLDIVEDIVSSQVN; this is encoded by the coding sequence ATGCCGGATACAAATGGTGACCTTGGACGTATGGAGCGCGACCTGGCCACTGCGGCTGCTGGCCTCAGGAAGGCGAAGAGCATACTCATCGTCTCCCACATAGATGCGGACGGGATAACGGCCGGTTCCATCGCGACGATCACAGCTGACCGTCTCGGAGCGGAGCACCGCACTGTTTTCGTGCCTAAGATCACCGAGGAGACCATCGCTATGGTCAATGACGCCCCGGAGGATTACGTTTGGATATGCGACCTCGGAAGCGGATACCTGTCCGAATTCTCCAGGTCCAATCTTGTGATCACTGATCATCACGTTCCCGACCCCAAATGGAGGAAGAAGCAGACATCTCTGGACAACTTCGTATCAGTGGACCATCTCAATCCACACGTGTACGGGTTCGACGGCTCCTTCGAGACCTGCGGTGCAGGTATGACCTATCTGTTATCGAAGGTGGTGGATCCCGCCAATATCGATCTCGCCTACCTCGCCATCGTCGGTGCTGTGGGGGACTTCCAGGACACCAATCAATCCAAGCTCGTCAGCATAAACCGCATGATAGTCAACGATGCCGTCGCGAACGATGACCTGGTGATAGAGCAAGACCTGAGGCTCTTCGGAAGGGAGACCCGCCCCATCATACAGTTCTTCCAATACTGCAACGAGCCCCGCTTGGAGGGGCTCACGGACAACCCCAACGGATGCATGGACATGCTGGAGTTCCTGCACGTCCCGCTCAAGAAGAACGGCGAATGGAGGTCTTGGAACGATCTGGACCCCTCGGAGAAGGAGAGGGTTACGGACAACGTTCTGGAGCTTGTGTGCCTCGAGGACCAGAAGAGAATCTACGGGGAGGTCTACACCCTGCCGAAGTTCGAACACGGGACCGGACTCAGGGACGCTAAGGAATTCGCAACAGTCCTGAACTCCTGCGGAAGATACGACGATGCGGAGACGGGGATGAGAATATGCTGCGGGGACACGACCGCGCTGAAGGATGCGGAGAAGAACCGTGCCGACCACAGGAGGCACATCTCATCAGCATTATCTTATGTCAAAGACAACCATCTGATCAGGGAGCGCAGGTTCATCCAGTACTTCGATGCTGGGGACAAGATCAGGGACACTGTGGTCGGTATCGTGGCCGGTATGCTCCTGAACTCTCCCGAATGCAGACACAACCTGCCGATAATCGCCTTCGTCGATTCGGATGACGGGGTGAAGGTATCCGCCAGGGCGAACAGGGATCTGGTCGACAGAGGCCTGGACCTCTCTGTAGTTATGAAGACCGCCTCCGGACTCGTAGGAGGGTACGGCGGAGGTCACAGCGTCGCAGCGGGAGCGACCATTCCGGAAGAAAAGAAGGAGGAGTTCCTCGACATAGTCGAGGACATTGTCTCCTCCCAGGTGAATTGA
- the argF gene encoding ornithine carbamoyltransferase, with translation MAKKNLISVVDMKDEWPDLVDLAIKLKAERGHHGDPLKGKSLGMIFEKPSTRTRISFDVAITELGGHAVYLDESKMQIGVHSETMEDTARVMSRFVHAIMYRANDYKMMDKLGDWASVPVVSGLDNLEHPCQALADMVTIKEKLGGFRGKKLVYLGDGNNVCNSLLYACAIMGIDMVACCPAIRMPNAEIMWNATKIAEANGSKIIASHEPEKACVDADVLYTDTWISMGDTTSEEEAIRIFKPYQINDDTVALAKPTCIVMHCLPAHRGQEITNEVMEGPHSVVFDQAENRLHAQKAVLYTLMKG, from the coding sequence ATGGCAAAGAAGAATCTGATTTCGGTAGTCGACATGAAGGACGAGTGGCCCGACCTTGTCGACCTCGCAATCAAGCTCAAGGCAGAGCGCGGACACCACGGAGACCCCCTGAAGGGAAAGTCCCTCGGTATGATCTTCGAGAAGCCCAGCACAAGGACCAGGATCTCCTTCGATGTGGCGATCACCGAGCTCGGAGGACACGCAGTCTATCTGGACGAGTCCAAGATGCAGATCGGAGTCCACAGCGAGACCATGGAGGACACGGCCCGTGTCATGAGCCGCTTCGTCCACGCCATCATGTATCGTGCGAATGACTACAAGATGATGGACAAGCTCGGAGATTGGGCATCCGTTCCCGTAGTCAGCGGACTGGACAACCTCGAGCACCCCTGCCAGGCATTGGCCGATATGGTCACAATCAAGGAGAAGCTCGGAGGATTCAGGGGAAAGAAGCTCGTGTACCTTGGAGACGGAAACAACGTCTGCAACTCCCTGCTCTACGCATGCGCTATCATGGGAATCGATATGGTGGCATGCTGTCCTGCTATCAGGATGCCCAACGCGGAGATTATGTGGAACGCCACTAAGATCGCCGAGGCCAACGGATCCAAGATCATCGCATCCCATGAGCCCGAGAAGGCCTGCGTGGATGCCGATGTTCTGTACACGGACACATGGATCTCCATGGGAGACACCACGTCCGAGGAAGAGGCCATCAGGATCTTCAAGCCCTACCAGATCAACGACGACACCGTCGCATTGGCGAAGCCCACATGCATCGTAATGCACTGCCTCCCCGCACACCGCGGTCAGGAGATCACCAACGAGGTCATGGAAGGACCCCACAGCGTGGTCTTCGATCAGGCAGAGAACAGGCTGCACGCACAGAAGGCAGTCCTGTACACCCTGATGAAGGGCTGA
- a CDS encoding RNA-binding protein produces the protein MSDIMIRKRKRMREKEIKALSKNLQELFGVPVFDERDPVDMAESSDFNVIFVGQDILGLVYEEKPFLTIRGILKYRPTARSVTVDMGAVPFVTNGADVMGPGITDADENVAEGDLVWIKDIKNGAPLAIGKALRSGTELKNKAGGKAIKTIHYVGDKLWKSGE, from the coding sequence ATGTCCGACATTATGATCAGGAAAAGGAAGAGGATGAGAGAGAAGGAGATCAAGGCCCTGTCCAAGAATCTCCAGGAGCTTTTCGGCGTTCCGGTCTTCGATGAGAGGGATCCGGTGGACATGGCCGAGAGTTCGGATTTCAACGTCATTTTCGTGGGGCAGGACATCCTCGGACTCGTCTATGAGGAGAAACCCTTCCTGACCATCAGGGGAATCCTGAAGTACAGGCCCACCGCCAGATCGGTCACCGTTGACATGGGAGCAGTACCGTTCGTCACCAACGGAGCGGATGTCATGGGCCCCGGAATAACCGATGCCGACGAGAACGTGGCCGAGGGAGACCTCGTTTGGATCAAGGACATCAAGAACGGCGCCCCGCTCGCCATCGGAAAGGCATTGCGTTCCGGAACCGAGTTGAAGAACAAGGCAGGCGGAAAGGCCATCAAGACCATCCACTACGTGGGCGACAAGCTCTGGAAGTCTGGAGAATGA
- a CDS encoding RtcB family protein, with the protein MSWEGKLNKIDDNRWEIPMDENLGMKTNAVIYASEEMLSQIRSDNAPMQAANVACLPGIVGSSMAMPDIHWGYGFPIGGVAAVDEYEGSISPGGIGFDINCGVRLIKTDLTLEDLGDKKNELIDELYRNVPSGLGSKGLTKVGYKELDDILSVGSEWAVENGYGWEKDLEVTEEFGHMKDADTSVVNDKARKRGLPQLGSLGSGNHFLEVDLVENVFDERTAKVYGLKQGTLAITVHCGSRGCGHQIATDYLQEMERYIKTNSVNLPDRQLACAPMDSKLGEDYYKAMCCGANYAWANRQMITHWARESFEKVLGDSAENMGMDVVYDVAHNIAKKERHDIDKHHEDVLVHRKGATRAFAPGRSEITLRYRDVGQPVIIPGNMKVGTYVLAGRKGSMEQTFGSTCHGAGRQMSRSAAIKTLSMDSILNEMASNDIYLRNGSREGVLEEAPRAYKNVDQVIEVVCNAGLTEKVAKLTPIGVIKG; encoded by the coding sequence ATGTCGTGGGAGGGCAAGCTCAACAAGATCGACGACAACAGATGGGAGATCCCCATGGACGAGAACCTGGGGATGAAGACCAATGCCGTCATCTATGCGAGCGAGGAGATGCTCTCACAGATACGTTCTGACAATGCACCCATGCAGGCCGCCAATGTCGCATGCCTCCCCGGTATCGTGGGGAGCTCCATGGCCATGCCGGACATCCACTGGGGATACGGTTTCCCCATCGGCGGAGTGGCCGCTGTGGATGAGTACGAGGGATCGATCTCCCCCGGAGGAATCGGATTCGACATCAACTGCGGTGTTAGACTTATCAAAACGGACCTCACGCTGGAGGATCTCGGCGACAAGAAGAACGAGCTCATCGACGAGCTCTACAGGAACGTCCCGTCTGGACTGGGCTCCAAAGGACTGACCAAGGTCGGGTACAAGGAACTTGACGATATCCTATCCGTGGGATCGGAATGGGCGGTCGAGAACGGATACGGATGGGAGAAGGACCTGGAAGTGACCGAGGAGTTCGGACACATGAAGGATGCGGACACATCCGTAGTCAACGATAAGGCCAGGAAGAGAGGGCTTCCGCAGCTGGGATCGCTCGGTTCCGGGAACCACTTCCTGGAGGTCGACCTGGTTGAGAACGTCTTCGATGAGAGAACGGCTAAGGTATACGGCCTGAAGCAGGGCACTCTTGCCATCACCGTACACTGCGGATCCAGAGGATGCGGGCATCAGATCGCGACCGATTACCTTCAGGAGATGGAGCGCTACATCAAGACCAACTCCGTCAACCTCCCGGACAGGCAGCTGGCCTGTGCACCTATGGACTCCAAGCTCGGTGAGGACTACTACAAGGCCATGTGCTGCGGTGCCAACTATGCCTGGGCCAACAGGCAGATGATCACACACTGGGCCAGGGAATCCTTCGAGAAGGTTCTTGGAGATTCCGCAGAGAACATGGGAATGGATGTTGTCTACGATGTCGCGCACAACATCGCCAAGAAGGAGAGGCACGACATCGACAAGCATCACGAGGATGTTCTGGTCCACAGGAAGGGCGCCACACGTGCATTCGCTCCCGGAAGGTCCGAGATCACACTGCGCTACAGGGATGTAGGACAGCCCGTCATCATCCCCGGCAACATGAAGGTAGGCACCTATGTCCTCGCAGGAAGGAAGGGCTCCATGGAGCAGACCTTCGGTTCAACCTGCCACGGGGCAGGAAGACAGATGTCCAGATCTGCAGCGATAAAGACGCTGTCCATGGACTCTATCCTGAACGAGATGGCATCCAACGACATCTACCTGAGGAACGGTTCTAGGGAAGGTGTGCTCGAAGAGGCCCCCCGCGCATACAAGAACGTGGATCAGGTCATCGAGGTCGTCTGCAACGCAGGACTCACTGAGAAGGTCGCCAAGCTAACGCCCATCGGTGTCATCAAGGGCTGA
- a CDS encoding HD domain-containing protein, with protein MRSGKVIQDPVHGNIIVDGIYQDITDRPEMQRLRTVKQLGLGYLVFPGANHTRFEHCLGTYHLAGRMANAIGLGEDESKTVRMAGLLHDVCHAPFSHCLESIMEDATGLDHMELARALITGKLPNHKKVDDDLFDGLRPIGDEIAREGIDPKEVCDLIAYENSHSENLDSFMGKDHFPSRDYAHQIIHGPVDADQMDYLMRDAHYTGITHGDIDCDRLINTMTVHNDRIMIRRGGITAAEGLMVSRSLMYTSVYFHETTRIAEKMLCKSVEHSGLDLSDIYLWTDYDLVQKVIDSDGKSSNCIRRVLNRDINKKAFAVYSTDVDEEVASKLIGYANREGTKRLEQEIADQADMDVFNVGVEITSKSNLQSSINIGKTDVSIIDDGGKVMSLARFSPIARALQARNPYSWAILVSAPSMFRESAEKAAKKVLGL; from the coding sequence ATGCGCAGCGGCAAGGTAATCCAGGATCCCGTTCACGGAAACATCATCGTCGACGGCATCTACCAGGACATAACGGACCGTCCTGAGATGCAGAGGCTGAGGACCGTGAAGCAGCTCGGCCTAGGATACCTTGTTTTCCCCGGCGCTAACCACACCCGCTTCGAGCATTGTCTCGGAACTTACCATCTGGCCGGACGCATGGCGAATGCCATAGGTCTCGGTGAGGATGAATCCAAGACCGTGAGGATGGCAGGTCTTCTCCATGATGTCTGCCACGCACCTTTCTCCCATTGCCTGGAATCCATAATGGAGGATGCAACTGGATTGGATCATATGGAGCTGGCCCGTGCGCTCATAACAGGCAAGCTCCCCAACCACAAGAAAGTGGACGACGACCTCTTCGACGGCCTAAGGCCGATAGGTGACGAGATCGCGAGAGAAGGCATCGATCCCAAAGAGGTCTGCGACCTCATCGCTTATGAGAATTCACACAGCGAGAATCTGGATTCATTCATGGGCAAGGACCATTTCCCTTCCAGGGATTACGCCCATCAGATCATACACGGCCCTGTTGATGCCGACCAGATGGACTACCTGATGAGGGATGCCCACTACACAGGGATAACACACGGCGATATCGACTGCGACAGGCTGATCAACACCATGACCGTCCACAACGACCGTATCATGATCCGCAGGGGCGGGATCACCGCCGCCGAGGGTCTGATGGTATCCAGGTCGCTGATGTACACATCGGTCTACTTCCACGAGACCACCAGGATAGCCGAGAAGATGCTGTGCAAATCCGTGGAGCATTCAGGGCTCGACCTCTCCGACATCTACCTCTGGACGGATTACGACCTTGTCCAGAAGGTAATCGATTCCGACGGCAAGAGCTCCAACTGCATCAGGCGCGTCCTCAACCGCGACATCAACAAGAAGGCCTTCGCGGTCTACAGCACCGATGTCGATGAAGAGGTGGCCTCGAAGCTCATCGGATACGCCAACAGGGAAGGCACCAAGCGTCTCGAGCAGGAGATCGCCGACCAGGCGGACATGGATGTCTTCAACGTCGGTGTCGAGATAACCTCCAAGAGCAACCTTCAGTCGTCCATCAACATCGGCAAGACCGACGTGTCCATCATCGACGACGGAGGCAAGGTCATGTCATTGGCAAGATTCTCCCCGATCGCCAGGGCCCTCCAGGCACGCAACCCGTACAGCTGGGCGATACTGGTGTCTGCACCATCGATGTTCAGGGAATCCGCGGAAAAGGCAGCAAAGAAAGTCCTCGGACTGTGA
- a CDS encoding ribonuclease H-like domain-containing protein, with amino-acid sequence MIEHTFQILPSVGAKKERSIWESGILDWDDFLSSDNIGCVKPALKEKSDPIIMQAAELLKEENACALSDLVPKSEHWRMYDRFKDDAAYLDIETDGLSRDALVTVVTVHRKDKTYTLTEGFDLDSESLSDALKGSKMLVTFNGSCFDVPVLRNSFPEVDFDIPQYDLRFASRKVGFKGGLKPLEIELGITRAEEIEGVDGAEAVHLWHMWKRHGDEDALNILQEYNRADTINLEYIAGVIYGKLVREHAGYKW; translated from the coding sequence ACACACCTTCCAGATTCTGCCTTCAGTGGGTGCCAAGAAGGAGAGGAGCATCTGGGAATCGGGCATACTTGATTGGGACGATTTCCTATCGTCCGACAACATCGGCTGCGTCAAGCCTGCCCTGAAGGAGAAATCGGATCCGATCATCATGCAGGCTGCGGAACTTCTGAAGGAAGAGAATGCCTGCGCATTGTCCGATCTTGTGCCCAAATCTGAGCATTGGAGGATGTACGACCGCTTCAAGGACGATGCAGCATACCTCGATATCGAGACCGACGGTCTGAGCAGGGATGCGCTCGTCACGGTGGTCACGGTCCATAGGAAGGATAAGACGTACACCCTGACGGAGGGATTCGACCTGGATTCCGAATCACTGTCGGATGCCCTGAAAGGCTCCAAGATGCTCGTCACGTTCAACGGGAGCTGCTTCGATGTTCCCGTTCTAAGGAACAGCTTCCCCGAGGTGGATTTCGATATCCCTCAGTACGACCTACGCTTCGCATCGAGGAAGGTGGGATTCAAGGGAGGACTGAAACCCCTGGAGATCGAGCTCGGCATAACAAGGGCCGAGGAGATCGAGGGAGTGGACGGCGCTGAGGCCGTCCATCTTTGGCATATGTGGAAGAGGCACGGTGACGAGGATGCACTGAACATCCTGCAGGAATACAACCGTGCAGATACCATCAATCTCGAATACATCGCCGGAGTGATCTACGGCAAACTCGTGAGGGAACATGCCGGATACAAATGGTGA